One region of Burkholderia pyrrocinia genomic DNA includes:
- a CDS encoding RNA-guided endonuclease InsQ/TnpB family protein gives MILVYRYRVKSLNGLLNKQSRAVSYVWNFCNDTQKHALKWSKKWPTGFDLNVLTTGSSKELGIHSGTVNATCEQYAKSRSQHRRPYLRYRGRKSLGWVPLKGRDLKREGDAFRFAGHTFRVFSSRPLPDGKIKDGTNFAQDARGNWFLNIVIEIPDVQARPIRSGVGIDLGLKDFVTLSTGEKLLNDRFGRRAAEKLAKAQRARKHKRHIAKLHAKVANARADFQHKLALDLVRRFDYIAVGNVSAAKLARTRMAKSVYDASWSSFRNRLRYKAIAHGATFEEVDESGSTQSCSACGSTDSTARPKGIAGLRIREWKCSNCGVEHDRDINAALNILRCGRASPGVGITSL, from the coding sequence ATGATTCTTGTATACCGCTACCGGGTGAAGTCGCTCAACGGACTCTTGAACAAACAGAGCCGGGCGGTGAGCTACGTGTGGAACTTCTGCAATGACACGCAGAAGCACGCGCTCAAGTGGAGCAAGAAGTGGCCGACGGGGTTCGACCTGAACGTGCTGACGACCGGCAGCAGCAAGGAACTCGGCATTCACTCGGGAACGGTCAACGCAACGTGCGAGCAATACGCGAAGTCGCGCAGCCAGCACCGGCGCCCGTACCTGCGCTATCGCGGCAGGAAATCGCTGGGCTGGGTGCCGCTGAAGGGCCGCGACCTGAAGCGCGAGGGCGACGCATTCCGCTTCGCCGGCCACACCTTCCGCGTGTTCAGCAGTCGCCCGCTGCCGGACGGCAAGATCAAGGACGGCACCAACTTCGCGCAGGATGCGCGCGGCAACTGGTTCCTGAATATCGTGATCGAGATACCCGATGTTCAGGCGCGCCCGATCCGTTCCGGTGTCGGCATCGATCTCGGCCTGAAAGACTTCGTCACACTTTCGACCGGCGAGAAGCTGCTCAACGACCGGTTCGGTCGACGTGCGGCTGAGAAGCTGGCGAAGGCGCAGCGGGCACGCAAGCACAAGCGGCATATCGCGAAGCTGCACGCCAAGGTGGCGAATGCCCGCGCCGATTTCCAGCACAAGCTCGCGCTCGATCTGGTGCGGCGCTTCGACTACATCGCGGTCGGCAATGTGTCGGCCGCCAAGCTCGCCAGAACCAGGATGGCGAAAAGCGTCTACGACGCGTCCTGGTCGTCCTTCCGAAATAGGCTCCGTTACAAAGCGATCGCGCACGGAGCCACGTTCGAGGAAGTCGACGAAAGCGGTTCTACCCAGTCCTGTTCGGCGTGCGGGTCGACAGACAGCACGGCGCGGCCGAAAGGTATCGCGGGACTGAGAATAAGGGAGTGGAAGTGCAGCAACTGTGGTGTCGAGCATGATCGCGATATCAACGCTGCATTGAACATTCTCCGATGCGGACGTGCATCGCCAGGTGTGGGAATCACATCCCTTTAG
- a CDS encoding TonB-dependent siderophore receptor, whose product MLTETGAVRRTWAIAAGGALCVAAAGGAHAQASNAAAAAQAGTAAAVLPPIDVKGTAGGSSVGLVGLRTTAGTKTDTPVAEIPQTTNIVTAQQIEMTGAADLNQALRYVPGFATFGSDSRTDWYAALRGFTPTLYVDGMPTPNTAVIANWRVDPYTIDSIAVLRGPTSVLYGAGEPGAIVDAHTKLADGERVREAGVQIGNDARKQFMLDVGDRLDPDGRYAYRFVGVARDGNAVTGPNGDRRVALAPSFRWRPNADTSLTFSASFLQDSGDITSNFLPASGTVLPNPNGRLSPDIYMGDPAFNDYRKKQWSLGYALEHRVNAIWTLHQDVRWSHLSLDDATVFGVGLAPRSTTNMMRFAGLFQLNYSRLDIDNRAQARFGTGPLEHTLLFGLQFDRQTTTNSVWLALAPSLNLYHPVYRPVTAAIFSGPTSLGHVDQYTAMNAVGVYAQDQIRWRRWTLTLGGREDRVNARFDDRTAGTQSQTAGTQSRQDVSAFSGRVGLTYQGDAGLSPYVGYSTSFDPVIGVRMAGGGLPKPTRGTQTEAGLRWQPPGRNLMLNAAIYQIDQTNVVTPTPVNLDPTGTTSVQTGKVRSRGIELSAVGKLTRELSVVASYMYQDVKNVQANDASLNNWPVSVPLPRQMASMWADWTWHTGALAGLGIGAGVRYQSASAGAPDNSLTVPSTTLYDLAMHYEMRHWRFALNVANLFDRRYVSGCTSYTVCVFGNERTVLASAKYNW is encoded by the coding sequence ATGTTGACGGAGACAGGGGCGGTGCGACGCACATGGGCGATCGCTGCCGGGGGAGCGTTGTGCGTGGCCGCAGCGGGCGGCGCGCACGCGCAGGCGTCGAACGCAGCGGCGGCGGCGCAGGCCGGCACGGCGGCGGCCGTGCTGCCGCCGATCGATGTGAAAGGAACGGCCGGCGGATCGTCCGTCGGGCTCGTCGGGCTGCGCACCACGGCCGGCACGAAGACCGACACGCCGGTGGCCGAGATCCCGCAGACGACCAACATCGTGACCGCGCAACAGATCGAGATGACCGGCGCGGCCGACCTGAACCAGGCGCTGCGCTACGTGCCGGGTTTCGCGACGTTCGGCTCCGACAGCCGGACCGACTGGTATGCGGCGCTGCGCGGCTTCACGCCGACGCTGTACGTCGACGGTATGCCGACGCCGAATACGGCCGTGATCGCGAACTGGCGCGTCGACCCGTACACGATCGACTCGATCGCGGTGCTGCGCGGGCCGACGTCGGTGCTGTACGGCGCGGGCGAGCCCGGCGCGATCGTCGACGCGCACACGAAACTCGCCGACGGCGAGCGCGTGCGCGAAGCCGGCGTGCAGATCGGCAACGATGCGCGCAAGCAGTTCATGCTCGACGTCGGCGACCGGCTCGACCCGGACGGCCGGTATGCGTATCGCTTCGTCGGCGTTGCACGCGACGGCAATGCGGTGACCGGCCCGAACGGCGACCGGCGCGTCGCGCTGGCGCCGTCGTTCCGATGGCGGCCGAACGCCGATACGTCGCTGACGTTCTCCGCGTCGTTCCTGCAGGACAGCGGCGACATCACGTCGAACTTCCTGCCCGCGTCGGGCACGGTGCTGCCGAACCCGAACGGTCGCCTGTCGCCGGACATCTACATGGGCGACCCGGCGTTCAACGACTACCGGAAGAAGCAATGGTCGCTCGGCTACGCGCTGGAGCATCGCGTGAATGCGATCTGGACGCTGCACCAGGACGTGCGCTGGTCGCACCTGTCGCTCGACGACGCAACGGTGTTCGGCGTCGGCCTGGCGCCCCGCAGCACGACCAACATGATGCGTTTCGCGGGGCTGTTCCAGCTCAACTACAGCCGGCTCGATATCGACAACCGCGCGCAGGCGCGCTTCGGCACGGGGCCGCTCGAACACACGCTGCTGTTCGGCCTGCAGTTCGACCGGCAGACGACGACCAACAGCGTGTGGCTCGCGCTGGCGCCGTCGCTGAACCTGTACCACCCCGTCTATCGGCCCGTGACGGCCGCGATCTTCTCCGGCCCGACGTCGCTCGGCCACGTCGACCAGTACACGGCGATGAACGCGGTCGGCGTGTACGCGCAGGACCAGATCCGCTGGCGGCGCTGGACGCTGACGCTCGGCGGCCGCGAGGATCGCGTGAATGCGCGGTTCGACGACCGGACGGCCGGCACGCAGTCGCAGACGGCCGGCACGCAGTCGCGGCAGGACGTCAGTGCGTTCTCCGGGCGCGTCGGGCTCACCTATCAGGGCGATGCGGGGCTGTCGCCGTATGTGGGTTATTCGACGTCGTTCGATCCGGTCATCGGCGTGCGGATGGCCGGCGGCGGTTTGCCGAAGCCGACGCGCGGCACGCAGACGGAAGCCGGGCTGCGCTGGCAACCGCCCGGCCGGAACCTGATGCTGAACGCGGCCATTTACCAGATCGACCAGACCAACGTCGTGACCCCGACACCGGTGAATCTCGATCCCACCGGCACGACATCCGTGCAGACCGGCAAGGTGCGCTCGCGCGGCATCGAGCTGAGCGCGGTCGGCAAGCTGACCCGCGAGCTGTCGGTCGTCGCGTCGTATATGTATCAGGACGTCAAGAACGTGCAGGCGAACGACGCGTCGCTGAACAACTGGCCCGTGTCCGTGCCGCTGCCGCGGCAGATGGCGTCGATGTGGGCCGACTGGACCTGGCATACGGGCGCGCTGGCGGGCCTCGGGATCGGCGCCGGCGTGCGCTATCAGAGCGCGTCGGCCGGCGCCCCCGACAACTCGCTGACGGTGCCGAGCACGACGCTGTACGACCTGGCGATGC
- a CDS encoding LamG-like jellyroll fold domain-containing protein has product MNDTQFGPGSGAGISRRTFLYSVGALALSACGSTNASGSVTGIATSGAGNRALARVATGTATVATRKAFAHPGLLHTQADFDRIAQKVSTAASPWLDGWNRLVTNGHAQLSWSPRPQAVVTRGGTGAQNYPVLYKDIAAAYACALRWKISGNVAYANKAVQIMNAWSSTLQNLAGDSNVDLAAGIYGYEFANAGEIMRTYPGWAAADFAAFQAMMADKFYPIDADFLNRHNNTDITHYWANWDLCNLASVMAIGVLCDDHAKFDEAVNYFIDGPGNGAIAQAVYYVHPGHLGQWQESGRDQGHNTLGIALGGAICEMAWNQGIDLYGHDNNRFLAGAEYVAKANLVRPDGTFLPVPYASYSNVDVTQTQFSTAGQGTIRPCWALVHNHYVNRKGLSAPWSTKFAHAIQPEGGGGNYGEASGGYDQLGYGTLTCTRDPVAPAAAPSGLTAWPGAGRVVLSWWGVANAASYNVKRASKSGGPYTTVASGIADPLTYADSPAAGVWYYVISGHTASGETANSAEVAASTALQLHTLLTFDETGGTAAADASGNGHAGTLAGGVLRGPGKTGNAVSLDGSTGYVALPNDIVADVSDFTIAAWVNWNGGQTWARLFDFGSGTGRYLYVTPRSHRGTMRFAITTNGGHGERAIDGNAALPAGQWAHVAVTLAATTATLYLNGNAIGTAGDVIFAPWRIGHTAQNWIGRSQYPGDPFFSGSIDEFRIYRGAMSADQVKALAQRA; this is encoded by the coding sequence ATGAACGACACGCAATTTGGGCCCGGATCCGGCGCAGGCATCTCCCGGCGCACCTTCCTTTACAGCGTCGGTGCGCTCGCGCTGTCGGCATGCGGCAGCACGAACGCGAGCGGCAGCGTCACCGGCATCGCAACTTCCGGGGCGGGCAACCGCGCGCTCGCACGCGTTGCGACGGGTACCGCGACCGTCGCGACGCGCAAAGCGTTCGCGCATCCGGGCTTGCTGCATACGCAAGCCGATTTCGACCGGATCGCGCAGAAGGTATCTACCGCCGCGTCGCCCTGGCTCGACGGCTGGAACCGGCTGGTCACGAACGGTCATGCACAGTTGTCATGGTCGCCGCGACCGCAGGCCGTCGTGACGCGCGGCGGCACCGGCGCGCAAAACTACCCGGTGCTGTACAAGGACATCGCAGCCGCCTATGCGTGCGCGCTGCGCTGGAAGATCTCGGGCAACGTCGCGTATGCGAACAAGGCCGTGCAGATCATGAACGCGTGGTCGTCGACGCTGCAGAACCTCGCCGGGGACTCGAACGTCGATCTGGCAGCCGGCATCTACGGCTACGAATTCGCCAACGCCGGCGAAATCATGCGCACCTATCCCGGCTGGGCGGCGGCCGACTTCGCCGCGTTCCAGGCGATGATGGCCGACAAGTTCTACCCGATCGACGCCGACTTCCTGAATCGCCACAACAACACGGACATCACGCACTACTGGGCCAACTGGGATCTGTGCAACCTCGCATCGGTCATGGCGATCGGCGTGCTGTGCGACGACCACGCGAAGTTCGACGAGGCCGTCAACTATTTCATCGACGGGCCCGGCAACGGCGCGATCGCGCAGGCCGTCTACTACGTGCACCCCGGCCATCTGGGCCAATGGCAGGAGTCGGGCCGCGACCAGGGGCACAACACGCTCGGCATCGCGCTGGGCGGCGCGATCTGCGAAATGGCGTGGAACCAGGGCATCGACCTGTACGGTCACGACAACAACCGTTTCCTCGCGGGCGCGGAATATGTCGCGAAGGCGAATCTCGTGCGGCCCGACGGCACGTTCCTGCCGGTGCCGTACGCGTCGTACTCGAATGTCGACGTGACCCAGACGCAATTCTCGACCGCCGGCCAGGGCACGATCCGCCCATGCTGGGCACTCGTCCACAACCATTACGTGAACCGCAAGGGGCTGTCGGCGCCGTGGTCGACGAAGTTCGCGCACGCGATCCAGCCCGAAGGCGGCGGCGGCAATTACGGCGAAGCGAGCGGCGGCTACGATCAGCTCGGCTACGGCACGCTCACCTGCACGCGCGATCCCGTCGCGCCCGCCGCCGCGCCGAGCGGGCTGACCGCGTGGCCGGGTGCCGGACGGGTCGTGCTGTCGTGGTGGGGCGTCGCGAACGCGGCAAGCTACAACGTGAAGCGCGCGTCCAAATCGGGCGGCCCCTACACGACCGTCGCGAGCGGCATCGCCGATCCGCTGACGTACGCGGACAGCCCGGCGGCGGGCGTCTGGTACTACGTGATCAGCGGGCATACCGCGTCGGGCGAAACCGCGAATTCGGCGGAAGTCGCCGCGTCGACGGCGCTGCAACTGCATACGCTGCTGACGTTCGACGAGACGGGCGGCACGGCCGCCGCGGACGCGTCCGGCAACGGTCATGCGGGCACGCTCGCCGGCGGCGTTTTGCGCGGGCCCGGAAAAACCGGCAACGCCGTGTCGCTCGACGGTTCGACCGGTTACGTCGCGTTGCCGAACGACATCGTCGCCGACGTGTCGGATTTCACGATCGCGGCCTGGGTGAACTGGAACGGCGGACAGACGTGGGCGCGCCTCTTCGATTTCGGCTCGGGCACCGGACGCTATCTGTACGTCACGCCGAGGAGCCATCGCGGGACGATGCGCTTTGCGATCACGACCAACGGCGGGCACGGCGAACGCGCGATCGACGGCAACGCCGCGCTGCCGGCCGGACAATGGGCGCACGTGGCCGTCACGCTGGCGGCAACGACCGCGACGCTCTATCTGAACGGCAACGCGATCGGCACGGCGGGCGACGTCATCTTCGCGCCATGGCGCATCGGGCACACCGCGCAGAACTGGATCGGACGTTCGCAGTATCCGGGCGATCCGTTCTTCAGCGGCTCGATCGACGAGTTCCGCATCTATCGCGGCGCGATGTCGGCCGATCAGGTAAAGGCGCTCGCGCAGCGCGCGTGA